A DNA window from Methanomassiliicoccus luminyensis B10 contains the following coding sequences:
- a CDS encoding 30S ribosomal protein S6e has product MVEFKTVINDVKTGMSYQVNVSGHHANSLIGKRIGDVVDGIFVSLPGYKLTIVGGSDKDGVPMRSDLPGVRRKNVLLSDGTGFNAPENGMRRRKLVRGNTVSNETTQINMTISGAGSKPVEELLPKKEEKK; this is encoded by the coding sequence GATGTCCTACCAGGTCAACGTTTCCGGTCATCATGCTAACTCCCTTATCGGCAAGAGGATAGGGGACGTGGTGGACGGCATATTCGTCAGCTTGCCCGGGTACAAGCTGACCATTGTCGGCGGAAGCGACAAGGACGGGGTCCCCATGAGGTCCGATCTCCCCGGCGTCAGGCGCAAGAACGTCCTCCTTTCCGACGGGACCGGCTTCAACGCTCCCGAGAACGGAATGAGACGCCGCAAGCTGGTCAGGGGCAACACCGTTTCCAACGAGACGACCCAGATCAACATGACCATCAGCGGCGCCGGCTCCAAGCCGGTCGAAGAGCTCCTTCCGAAGAAAGAGGAGAAGAAATGA